From the genome of Gracilibacillus salitolerans, one region includes:
- a CDS encoding AEC family transporter: MEFIGVLIPIFSIFAIGYIGIKFLRVDIKPISTVTLYLMSPFLAFRTFYQNDLNMDYVYLGAFLLMLCIISLLFCYVAGYFRKWDQPVQSGFILASVFMNNGNYGAPLVLLVFGEEGFHYAIILMVLQTLIMCTIGIYFAAKGGTSGRRVKISPLKDVVKVPIVYGAILGIMFNLIGFTINEQMMTAIDMVSDATIPTIMIVLGMQLAKIKLSDLEFGRVSLAVVFRLVLAPVIAFFLTLPLPLDEMVKDILILTAAMPTAANTTMYALQFGSRPGFVSSVTLITTLLSIITLPILLMILV; the protein is encoded by the coding sequence ATGGAGTTTATTGGGGTGTTAATCCCGATATTTAGTATTTTTGCGATTGGATATATCGGAATAAAATTTTTGCGTGTAGATATTAAGCCAATTTCAACGGTGACCTTATACTTGATGTCACCTTTTCTGGCTTTTCGAACATTTTATCAAAATGATTTAAATATGGATTATGTATATTTAGGTGCATTTTTATTAATGTTATGTATTATCAGTTTGCTATTTTGTTATGTTGCCGGCTATTTTCGAAAATGGGATCAGCCGGTCCAAAGTGGTTTTATCCTAGCGTCTGTGTTCATGAATAATGGGAATTATGGTGCACCGCTTGTGTTATTGGTGTTTGGGGAAGAAGGGTTCCATTATGCGATTATTTTAATGGTATTGCAGACTTTAATTATGTGTACGATCGGTATATATTTTGCGGCGAAAGGTGGTACATCTGGGCGCAGAGTAAAGATCTCTCCGTTAAAAGATGTCGTCAAAGTACCCATTGTGTATGGTGCTATATTAGGGATTATGTTTAACTTAATCGGTTTTACTATCAATGAGCAAATGATGACAGCGATTGATATGGTATCCGATGCCACCATTCCAACAATTATGATTGTGCTAGGAATGCAGTTGGCTAAAATTAAACTTAGTGATTTAGAGTTTGGACGTGTCAGTTTAGCGGTTGTGTTTCGATTGGTACTCGCTCCAGTTATCGCTTTCTTTTTAACCTTGCCATTACCACTGGATGAAATGGTGAAGGATATTCTCATTCTGACTGCAGCAATGCCAACCGCAGCTAATACAACTATGTATGCCTTGCAGTTTGGATCAAGACCAGGGTTCGTTTCAAGCGTCACGTTAATTACTACGTTGTTAAGTATTATAACCTTGCCGATACTATTAATGATTTTAGTCTAA
- a CDS encoding amino acid ABC transporter ATP-binding protein, with the protein MISVKHLKKSFGDLEVLKDISVDVGQKEVVVVIGPSGSGKSTFLRCLNLIESVTDGTVSIDGVELTDKKVDINKLRAEVGMVFQQFNLFPHKTVLENITLPIVTVKKWSKQDAEKKAKDLLQKVGLLDKADVYPESLSGGQKQRVAIARALGMEPKVMLFDEPTSALDPEMVGEVLGVMKQLAEEGMTMVVVTHEMGFAKEVGDRVIFMDEGYVVEEKAPKQLFENPQHERTKAFLSKVL; encoded by the coding sequence ATGATTTCTGTCAAACATTTAAAAAAGTCTTTTGGCGATTTAGAAGTGCTGAAGGACATTAGTGTAGATGTCGGTCAAAAGGAAGTTGTCGTTGTAATCGGGCCTTCTGGTTCAGGTAAATCAACATTTTTGCGCTGTCTTAACTTAATTGAATCGGTAACAGATGGAACAGTGTCAATTGATGGTGTGGAGTTAACAGATAAGAAAGTAGACATCAATAAACTAAGAGCAGAGGTTGGAATGGTATTTCAACAGTTCAACCTCTTCCCACATAAAACTGTTTTGGAAAATATCACCTTGCCGATTGTCACAGTAAAAAAATGGAGTAAACAAGATGCAGAAAAAAAAGCAAAAGATTTACTCCAAAAAGTAGGTCTATTAGATAAAGCAGATGTGTATCCAGAATCGCTCTCAGGAGGTCAAAAGCAACGTGTTGCCATTGCCAGAGCTTTAGGAATGGAACCGAAAGTGATGTTATTTGATGAGCCTACCTCTGCATTAGACCCAGAGATGGTTGGGGAAGTGCTAGGTGTTATGAAGCAACTAGCCGAAGAAGGAATGACGATGGTCGTCGTTACCCATGAAATGGGCTTTGCTAAAGAAGTTGGAGATCGTGTCATTTTTATGGATGAGGGCTATGTAGTAGAAGAGAAAGCACCCAAGCAACTATTCGAAAACCCGCAACATGAACGAACAAAAGCATTTTTAAGTAAAGTATTATAA
- a CDS encoding MATE family efflux transporter, which translates to MSRHRDFTSGNIWMDLFYFSSPIMLAQLLQVSYQFIDSLWVGNLIGANALGAVNISGTVIFTVLSFIIGINNTTLTVLSQQKGKGNEEGVQTYVNAFVVTLSTLAIIMGILGFIFARPILLLLGTPETMMPEAMTYLRINAIGILFLVGYNFISTALRAVGDSKTPLLFVAIAVLLNIGLDPLFISVFNLGVQGAAIATILSQGFSFVYGVIYVIKKKIIPLKWPTLPLWSEVKLILNLGIPSGLQMAVISAGAAAIMSVVTSHGEAVVAGYSAAQRLDSLFLLPAHALGATVNSMAGQNIGVGKWGRVKQIATYGVLYNTVIMFLFAGIIVLFAEFGISLFIQEEAAVQFGATYLIIIAFFYPFLGINFVLNGIVRASGAMYQVLILNLLSFWALRYPLAYLFSEIMGEDGIGYGIGVSFMLSSVIAFLYYRFGKWRDKRIFS; encoded by the coding sequence TTGAGTAGACACCGTGATTTTACCAGTGGGAATATATGGATGGATCTGTTTTATTTTTCTTCTCCTATTATGTTGGCTCAACTCTTGCAGGTCTCTTATCAGTTTATTGACAGCTTGTGGGTAGGGAATTTAATTGGGGCAAATGCATTAGGTGCGGTAAATATATCAGGTACAGTTATTTTTACTGTACTATCCTTTATTATCGGAATTAATAATACGACGTTAACTGTACTATCTCAGCAAAAAGGAAAGGGAAATGAAGAAGGGGTCCAAACCTATGTGAATGCTTTTGTGGTAACATTGTCAACTTTAGCGATCATCATGGGTATATTAGGTTTTATTTTTGCGCGGCCCATTTTGTTATTGTTAGGAACACCAGAGACAATGATGCCAGAAGCAATGACATACTTGCGTATTAATGCGATAGGGATTCTGTTTTTAGTTGGCTATAACTTTATCAGCACCGCTTTACGTGCTGTCGGAGACAGTAAAACACCACTATTATTTGTAGCGATTGCCGTTCTGTTAAATATCGGGCTTGACCCATTATTTATTTCTGTTTTTAATCTGGGTGTACAAGGTGCGGCCATAGCGACCATTTTATCACAAGGTTTTTCCTTTGTTTATGGTGTTATCTATGTAATCAAGAAAAAAATAATTCCATTAAAATGGCCAACGTTACCGTTATGGTCAGAAGTAAAGCTGATTTTAAATCTCGGCATTCCGTCCGGTTTACAAATGGCTGTTATATCTGCTGGTGCTGCGGCAATTATGAGTGTTGTTACATCACACGGAGAAGCAGTTGTTGCTGGTTACAGTGCAGCTCAGCGCTTAGACAGTCTGTTTTTACTGCCGGCACATGCGCTGGGAGCCACCGTTAACAGTATGGCTGGCCAAAATATTGGTGTAGGCAAATGGGGCCGTGTCAAACAAATTGCCACGTACGGTGTTCTGTACAATACCGTAATTATGTTTCTGTTTGCCGGTATAATTGTGTTATTTGCCGAATTTGGTATCAGCTTATTTATTCAGGAAGAAGCGGCTGTTCAATTCGGTGCTACATATTTAATAATTATTGCTTTCTTTTACCCATTTTTAGGGATTAATTTCGTCTTGAATGGAATTGTAAGGGCGTCAGGGGCGATGTATCAGGTGTTAATTTTAAACCTGCTTTCCTTTTGGGCACTTCGTTATCCGTTAGCATATCTTTTTTCTGAAATAATGGGGGAAGATGGCATTGGTTACGGAATTGGTGTAAGCTTTATGTTAAGTAGTGTAATAGCATTTTTATATTATCGCTTTGGCAAATGGCGTGACAAACGTATCTTTTCCTAG
- a CDS encoding MFS transporter, with protein sequence MVRGESTIPLKMLLFCFHGANTIIVSFLPLYLQFKGLSGTEIGWVMAIGPFVAIFSQPFWGFMSDKHQTVKKILMLCLIGLIISSAFFLQMGTLPLLLTFGATFFFFAAPIGALGDSLSQRRADQLGVSFGAIRTWGSIGFAASSLLVGEILSRIGIQFIVWPYLVLAGAAFIVSTRLVDVKVETPPIQFKDIGILLKTKPYIIFLVLIVFITISHRANDSFIGIYIASLGGSEDMVGFAWFAGVASEAIVFATAGLWFRKFHPLIFIIGAGLLYSIRWYFYAAFDDPMLIVALQFLHGLTFGVFYLTAFHYVTRLIPKILQSTGHLVFASTFFGLSGIIGSLVGGLIMDNLGGSSLYLFMGILTTVGSVMMLVYHWLPFGKS encoded by the coding sequence TTGGTACGAGGAGAATCAACCATACCTTTAAAGATGCTATTATTTTGTTTTCATGGAGCAAATACAATTATAGTTAGTTTTTTACCATTATATCTTCAATTTAAAGGCTTGAGCGGTACTGAAATTGGTTGGGTAATGGCGATTGGACCCTTTGTTGCAATTTTTTCGCAACCATTTTGGGGTTTTATGAGTGACAAGCATCAAACTGTAAAGAAAATTCTAATGTTATGCTTAATAGGACTGATAATTAGTAGTGCCTTCTTTTTACAAATGGGGACGCTGCCGTTATTATTAACATTTGGAGCAACCTTCTTTTTCTTTGCAGCTCCAATTGGGGCGTTGGGAGACAGCTTATCACAACGAAGAGCAGATCAGTTAGGGGTATCTTTTGGTGCGATTCGAACATGGGGATCAATAGGCTTTGCCGCTTCTTCCTTATTAGTCGGCGAAATTTTGTCACGTATCGGTATTCAGTTTATAGTATGGCCATACCTGGTATTAGCAGGGGCAGCATTTATAGTAAGTACACGATTAGTAGACGTAAAAGTGGAAACGCCCCCCATTCAATTTAAAGATATCGGAATTTTACTAAAAACAAAACCCTATATTATATTTCTTGTCTTGATTGTATTTATCACGATTTCGCACCGTGCCAATGATAGTTTCATTGGTATTTACATTGCGTCGCTCGGGGGATCAGAAGATATGGTTGGTTTTGCCTGGTTCGCAGGAGTTGCAAGTGAAGCTATTGTTTTTGCTACAGCGGGTTTATGGTTCCGTAAATTCCATCCACTTATTTTTATTATTGGAGCAGGCTTGCTTTATTCTATTCGTTGGTATTTTTATGCGGCATTTGATGATCCGATGTTGATTGTTGCATTACAATTTTTGCATGGTTTAACGTTTGGTGTCTTTTATTTAACAGCTTTTCATTATGTAACAAGACTTATACCAAAAATATTGCAATCAACAGGTCATTTAGTATTTGCGTCGACTTTCTTTGGTTTGTCCGGAATTATTGGCTCACTCGTAGGTGGTTTAATTATGGATAACCTAGGCGGATCTTCTTTATATTTATTTATGGGTATTTTAACAACAGTGGGAAGCGTGATGATGCTTGTGTATCATTGGTTACCTTTTGGAAAATCTTAA
- a CDS encoding HesB/YadR/YfhF family protein has translation MEMSITKPAAKWFIKELNLEEGDAIRFFARYGGFGGVHKGFSLALEKTEPNNPGVEVTEEGIHFFVEESDIWYFDGKNFHIKYSRKYDEIEYVIN, from the coding sequence ATGGAAATGTCCATTACAAAACCGGCAGCAAAATGGTTTATAAAAGAACTGAATTTAGAAGAAGGCGATGCCATCCGCTTCTTTGCCAGATATGGCGGATTCGGCGGTGTACATAAAGGGTTTTCTTTGGCGTTGGAAAAGACCGAACCTAACAACCCCGGAGTGGAAGTAACAGAAGAAGGCATTCATTTCTTTGTTGAAGAATCCGACATCTGGTACTTTGACGGAAAAAACTTCCATATCAAATACTCGAGAAAATACGACGAAATCGAATACGTCATTAATTAA
- a CDS encoding Gfo/Idh/MocA family protein, producing MIRVGFIGTGRFTRHHVEILQEIENVKVVGFVGSSQEKAEHFAAEYYETTGYQNLETMIAHEQLDAVYICVPPMAHENYEEILIEHNVPFLVEKPLGVDEDKVQQVRQKVIKKNHLTAVGYHFRYADTVKRFQEMLKEADVGTVMGKWMGSMPGVYWWKDQAQSGGQFNEQTTHVVDLIRFLFGEVKSVYAQESNAVTAKRDSSITVADVGLFTLTLESGLLVQISNTSVLPGGIGEVGINAYTDQGIVEWQMGHIEKKTEAKLEKYIARQNPYKRENEAFLHAVKTGDRSKILSDYEDGWKSFKVALAAQKSIHEKRVVNLSEWSE from the coding sequence ATGATTCGAGTTGGATTTATTGGAACTGGCAGATTCACGAGGCATCATGTGGAAATTTTACAGGAAATTGAAAATGTGAAAGTGGTAGGATTTGTTGGATCGAGTCAGGAAAAAGCAGAGCATTTTGCTGCAGAGTATTATGAGACAACAGGTTATCAGAATTTAGAAACAATGATTGCTCATGAACAGTTAGATGCCGTGTATATTTGTGTCCCTCCAATGGCGCACGAAAATTATGAAGAAATACTGATTGAACACAATGTCCCTTTTTTAGTAGAAAAACCGTTAGGAGTCGATGAAGATAAAGTACAACAAGTAAGGCAAAAAGTGATTAAAAAAAATCATCTTACAGCAGTCGGCTACCATTTCCGTTATGCTGATACAGTGAAGAGGTTTCAAGAAATGCTGAAAGAAGCCGATGTCGGTACTGTAATGGGAAAATGGATGGGCTCTATGCCTGGTGTGTACTGGTGGAAAGACCAAGCGCAATCAGGAGGACAATTTAATGAACAGACAACACATGTCGTTGATTTAATTCGCTTTTTATTTGGTGAGGTGAAGTCTGTCTATGCACAAGAGAGTAATGCAGTTACTGCAAAAAGAGACTCATCTATAACTGTAGCAGACGTAGGATTGTTTACGTTAACATTAGAAAGTGGTTTGTTAGTCCAAATCTCGAATACATCCGTTTTACCAGGTGGTATAGGTGAGGTTGGTATTAATGCTTATACAGATCAGGGGATTGTTGAATGGCAAATGGGTCATATCGAAAAGAAAACGGAAGCTAAATTAGAGAAATATATAGCTAGACAAAATCCGTATAAAAGAGAAAATGAAGCCTTTCTCCATGCTGTGAAAACGGGGGATCGCTCTAAAATTCTCTCCGATTATGAGGATGGCTGGAAGTCCTTTAAAGTCGCATTGGCAGCCCAAAAATCGATTCATGAAAAAAGGGTTGTAAATCTTAGTGAATGGAGCGAATAA
- a CDS encoding CAP domain-containing protein, giving the protein MYKYIVYLFMIVMIGLMVGCNESSLEPEDQNIQPENVGFSGQNDGGDQGEVPVNPGREQNIFEDANPRGWFGQEDRNYGADQEQQQTTQQRQQTTENNQQTEQQNDDYIDQNEEPQSFDRDSLDGLRQKVVELTNQARSENGAGSLKFDHELGNAAQKKSEDMAENDYFSHTSPTYGSPFDMLQQFGIDYTKASENIAAGQETAEEVVQAWLDSEGHRENMLDPEVTHIGVGYTSDGNYWTQLFIKK; this is encoded by the coding sequence ATGTACAAATATATAGTATATTTATTCATGATTGTAATGATTGGTTTGATGGTTGGCTGTAACGAGTCTTCCTTAGAACCGGAAGATCAAAATATTCAACCAGAGAATGTAGGTTTTAGTGGTCAAAATGACGGAGGAGATCAAGGAGAAGTTCCAGTTAACCCTGGGCGAGAGCAAAATATTTTTGAGGATGCTAACCCGAGGGGATGGTTTGGTCAAGAAGACCGTAACTATGGAGCAGATCAGGAGCAACAACAAACAACGCAACAAAGACAGCAGACAACGGAGAATAACCAGCAAACAGAACAACAAAATGATGATTATATAGATCAGAATGAAGAGCCGCAATCATTTGATAGAGATTCGTTAGATGGACTAAGACAAAAAGTGGTCGAGTTAACGAATCAGGCTCGCAGTGAAAATGGTGCTGGATCTTTAAAGTTTGATCATGAGTTAGGAAACGCTGCGCAAAAAAAGTCAGAAGATATGGCAGAGAATGATTATTTTTCTCATACTTCCCCAACTTATGGATCTCCTTTTGATATGTTACAACAGTTTGGCATTGATTATACTAAAGCTTCAGAAAATATTGCTGCTGGCCAAGAGACAGCAGAAGAAGTCGTACAAGCTTGGCTCGATAGTGAAGGGCATCGTGAGAACATGTTAGACCCTGAGGTTACTCATATTGGTGTCGGCTATACTTCTGATGGTAACTATTGGACCCAACTTTTTATAAAGAAATAA
- a CDS encoding amino acid ABC transporter permease gives MDFRFDIIVEYFPFFMEGMGLTILMSVIGVLMGCILGFFIALGKMSSILIVRLPFIWYINFLRGTPLLVQLFLFHYAVLPAILGSTTPVISVMVTLSLNSSAYVAEIFRAGLQSIDKGQAEAAHSLGMNKFQVMRHVLLPQAFKRSIPPLGNEFIVLLKDSSLGAMIAAQELLYWGRAASGQYLRVWEPYLMVALVYLVLTLSLTYLLNYLERRLDVK, from the coding sequence ATGGACTTTAGATTTGATATCATCGTCGAGTACTTCCCATTTTTTATGGAAGGTATGGGATTAACCATCCTTATGTCAGTAATCGGTGTCTTAATGGGGTGTATACTCGGTTTTTTTATTGCATTAGGGAAAATGTCGTCTATTCTAATTGTTCGTCTGCCATTTATTTGGTATATTAACTTTTTAAGAGGTACACCTCTACTCGTGCAATTATTTTTATTTCATTATGCTGTATTACCAGCAATACTCGGATCAACAACTCCTGTCATCTCCGTCATGGTGACATTGTCACTCAACTCCTCGGCATATGTTGCAGAGATATTCCGTGCAGGATTACAATCGATTGACAAAGGTCAGGCAGAAGCGGCACATTCATTGGGTATGAACAAATTCCAAGTAATGCGTCATGTTCTCCTGCCACAAGCATTTAAACGTTCGATTCCGCCACTAGGTAATGAATTTATCGTTTTACTGAAAGATTCGTCTCTAGGTGCAATGATTGCAGCACAAGAATTATTATATTGGGGGAGAGCAGCATCTGGACAATACTTAAGAGTATGGGAACCGTACTTAATGGTTGCGTTGGTTTACTTAGTATTAACCCTTAGCTTAACCTACTTATTAAATTATCTAGAAAGAAGGTTAGATGTAAAATGA
- a CDS encoding MerR family transcriptional regulator has protein sequence MAESPSYKERKVITIGVVSELTGLSERQIRYYEERKLVFPERSPKGNRKYSFADVELLIDIANKREEGVQTFEIRQDMIREEKKKEKRMRKQLLRGEINARFGIQKER, from the coding sequence ATGGCAGAAAGTCCTTCCTATAAAGAGCGAAAAGTTATTACCATTGGTGTCGTAAGTGAATTAACGGGTTTATCGGAACGTCAAATTCGGTATTATGAAGAAAGAAAGCTAGTATTTCCCGAACGTTCTCCGAAAGGAAATAGAAAATATTCCTTTGCAGATGTAGAATTGTTAATTGATATTGCCAATAAGCGAGAAGAGGGCGTTCAAACTTTTGAAATAAGACAAGATATGATCAGGGAAGAGAAGAAGAAGGAAAAGAGAATGCGCAAACAATTACTGCGTGGGGAAATCAATGCTCGATTTGGTATTCAAAAAGAAAGATAA
- a CDS encoding basic amino acid ABC transporter substrate-binding protein, protein MNKWMIKGFAVLLLAILVACGTDDSSDQEEGTNTSDDKPTLSVVTEAGFMPFTYLDKGEVVGFDIDLLAAVMDEAGYDYELENVGWDAMLLSVEEGDADLAIAGITINEDRKQTYDFSAPYFESTHKVVFREGEDITSGEDIKELKVGVQSGTTGAEAVEKILGKNHENISKYDSNTLALMSLQSGDVDAVVTDNVVADEYVANNPDANVEMIADPDTFESEFYGIMFPKGSEIQEDINEALATVIDNGEYAEIYEEWFGVEPNTEALTQ, encoded by the coding sequence ATGAATAAATGGATGATAAAGGGATTTGCTGTTTTATTGTTAGCAATTCTTGTAGCATGTGGTACAGATGACAGTTCAGATCAAGAGGAAGGAACGAATACTTCAGATGATAAACCAACTCTATCTGTTGTAACAGAAGCTGGATTTATGCCTTTTACGTATTTAGATAAAGGGGAAGTAGTTGGATTCGATATTGATTTATTAGCTGCGGTCATGGATGAAGCAGGTTATGACTATGAATTAGAGAATGTAGGCTGGGATGCCATGTTACTTTCTGTAGAGGAAGGCGATGCGGACCTTGCTATTGCAGGAATCACGATAAATGAAGACCGTAAACAAACATATGACTTCTCTGCACCTTATTTTGAATCTACACATAAGGTAGTGTTCCGTGAAGGTGAAGATATTACTAGTGGCGAAGATATTAAAGAATTAAAAGTAGGTGTTCAATCAGGAACAACTGGTGCAGAAGCGGTGGAAAAGATTTTAGGAAAAAATCATGAAAATATTTCAAAATATGATTCCAATACGTTGGCGTTAATGTCGCTTCAATCTGGTGATGTTGATGCAGTCGTAACCGATAATGTAGTAGCGGATGAATATGTGGCCAATAATCCAGATGCTAACGTTGAAATGATTGCAGATCCTGATACGTTTGAATCAGAATTCTACGGAATCATGTTCCCGAAAGGAAGCGAGATTCAGGAAGACATTAATGAAGCTCTTGCAACTGTAATCGATAATGGGGAATATGCAGAGATCTATGAGGAATGGTTTGGAGTAGAACCAAACACAGAAGCGCTAACCCAATAA
- a CDS encoding glycosyltransferase family 2 protein, whose amino-acid sequence MSKPNVSIIITTYNRRVALAELLAALVEQTYQEFEVIIINDAGTKINDVAALYPELDTTIIDLLENRYHVYARNRGIAKANGDLIMLMDDDDLPLPTHLETMIKHMGDADLVYSDVEIVNYQETREKRIPIDHHIFAYHFDVEAMRKFSTYVPSGSLYHKSIHKEIGLFDESVRNYWDWDFFLRVAEKYRIKRVPIASVLYEFSESGNNQSKKLDNMRYYLDRLSAKHQLGNLPTKNFYLLLEEPDVKKREAPSDRIWDGVTMPVSRLGL is encoded by the coding sequence ATGTCTAAACCAAACGTGTCAATTATCATTACAACCTATAATCGCAGGGTAGCGTTGGCAGAGTTATTAGCAGCTCTTGTTGAGCAAACCTACCAAGAGTTTGAAGTTATTATAATTAATGATGCCGGAACAAAAATAAATGATGTGGCGGCATTGTATCCTGAATTAGATACAACCATCATCGATTTACTCGAAAATCGTTATCATGTATATGCAAGGAATAGGGGGATTGCGAAAGCAAACGGAGACTTGATTATGTTAATGGATGATGATGATCTGCCATTACCAACACATTTAGAAACAATGATCAAGCATATGGGAGATGCTGATCTTGTTTATTCTGATGTGGAAATTGTTAATTATCAGGAAACCCGTGAGAAGAGAATTCCGATTGATCATCACATATTTGCTTATCACTTTGATGTCGAAGCTATGAGGAAATTTTCCACTTATGTACCATCCGGCAGTTTGTATCACAAATCGATACATAAGGAAATTGGCCTTTTTGATGAAAGTGTCCGTAACTATTGGGATTGGGATTTCTTTTTACGGGTAGCAGAAAAGTACCGCATTAAAAGAGTACCGATAGCGAGTGTCTTATACGAGTTTTCGGAGTCAGGGAATAATCAGTCAAAAAAACTTGATAATATGCGTTATTATTTGGACCGGCTTAGTGCTAAACATCAGTTAGGAAATTTACCTACTAAAAATTTTTATCTATTATTAGAAGAACCTGACGTGAAGAAAAGAGAGGCACCAAGTGATCGGATTTGGGATGGTGTGACGATGCCTGTATCAAGACTTGGTTTGTAG
- a CDS encoding fumarylacetoacetate hydrolase family protein, which produces MKLVHYQLKHPYAQSRIGVMRENKIIDLHAAQQELLEQHKIATDSSIIPADPHTFYQQANVHIKQAEVLLEQIKQHSTLHVFVRDEVVLQTPSPTPSKIICIGTNYADHVKEMGSELPEYPVLFSKFNNALIGPEDEIHKSEATDKLDYEVELAVVIGEKASKVAKEKALEYVAGYTIGNDISARDLQKRTPQWLQGKSLDHTTPIGPWLVTTSELTDPSKLSIKSYVNGELRQSSNTEQLIFDIPYLISFISNLITLDPGDIILTGTPDGVGLAMNPPKLLQSGDIVKLEIDKIGTLENKVIAK; this is translated from the coding sequence ATGAAACTTGTTCATTATCAGTTGAAACATCCTTATGCACAAAGTCGGATCGGAGTAATGAGAGAAAATAAGATTATCGATTTACATGCCGCACAACAAGAGTTACTCGAGCAACATAAAATAGCGACAGATAGTAGTATCATCCCGGCAGATCCACATACATTTTATCAACAGGCAAACGTACATATCAAACAGGCAGAAGTTCTCTTGGAACAAATAAAGCAACATTCTACATTGCACGTTTTTGTACGCGATGAAGTTGTGCTGCAAACACCAAGCCCTACCCCATCAAAAATCATTTGTATCGGAACAAATTATGCAGATCATGTAAAGGAAATGGGGAGTGAATTACCGGAATATCCAGTATTGTTTTCTAAATTTAATAATGCCCTTATCGGACCTGAAGATGAGATTCATAAATCAGAAGCTACGGATAAACTAGATTATGAAGTAGAACTAGCTGTTGTAATTGGAGAAAAAGCGTCGAAAGTAGCAAAAGAAAAGGCATTAGAATATGTAGCAGGCTATACAATTGGTAACGACATTTCAGCTCGTGACTTACAAAAGCGTACACCGCAATGGCTACAAGGTAAATCGTTAGATCATACTACGCCAATCGGACCTTGGCTGGTAACCACTTCTGAATTGACAGACCCAAGCAAACTGTCGATCAAATCCTATGTTAATGGAGAATTACGTCAATCTTCTAATACAGAACAATTAATATTTGATATCCCGTATTTAATTAGTTTTATTTCCAATCTAATAACCTTAGATCCAGGAGATATCATTTTAACTGGAACACCAGATGGAGTAGGTTTGGCGATGAATCCACCTAAACTGCTTCAATCAGGTGATATCGTTAAGCTGGAGA